A single Theropithecus gelada isolate Dixy chromosome 7b, Tgel_1.0, whole genome shotgun sequence DNA region contains:
- the AP5M1 gene encoding AP-5 complex subunit mu-1 isoform X1 codes for MRNFDPCGPPFRKWNLEGESTGVAGDRRYPTVEKRARVFNGASYVPIPEDGPFLKALLFELRLLDDDKDFVESRDSCSRINKTSIYGLLIGGEELWPVVAFLKNDIIYACVPLVEQTLSPRPPLISVSGVSQGFEFLFGIQDFLYSGQKNDSELNTKLSQLPDLLLQACPFGTLLDANLKNSLDNTNFASVTQPQKQPAWKTGTYKGKPQVSISITEKVKSMQYDKQGIADTWQVVGTVTCKCDLEGIMPNVTISLNLPTNGSPLQDILVHPCVTSLDSAILTSSSIDAMDDSAFSGPYKFPLTPPLESFNLCYYTSQVPVPPILGFYQMKEEEVQLRITINLKLHESVKNNFEFCEAHIPFYNRGPITHLEYKTSFGQLEVFREKSLLIWIIGQKFPKSMEISLSGTVTFGAKSHERQPFDPICIGETAYLKLHFRILDYTLTGCYADQHSVQVFASGKPKISAYRKLISSDYYIWNSKAPAPVTYGSLLL; via the exons ATGAGGAACTTTGATCCTTGCGGGCCACCGTTCCGGAAGTGGAATTTAGAGGGAGAAAGTACCGGAGTTGCAGGGGATAG GCGGTATCCAACGGTTGAAAAACGAGCCAGAGTCTTCAATGGAGCAAGTTATGTGCCTATTCCCGAAGATGGTCCCTTTCTTAAAGCACTGCTCTTTGAACTTAGATTATTGGATGATGATAAAGACTTTGTTGAGAGTCGTGATAGCTGTTCACGCATCAATAAAACATCCATTTATGGACTCTTGATAGGAGGTGAAGAACTCTGGCCAGTTGTCGCTTTTCTGAAGAATGACATTATATATGCTTGTGTTCCACTAGTTGAACAAACTCTGTCCCCTCGTCCGCCATTAATTAGTGTTAGTGGAGTTTCACAAGgctttgaatttctttttgggATACAGGATTTTCTTTATTCAGGTCAAAAAAATGACTCTGAGCTAAATACAAAATTGAGCCAGTTGCCTGACTTGCTTCTGCAGGCTTGTCCGTTTGGCACTTTATTAGATGCCAACTTAAAGAATTCATTAGATAATACCAATTTTGCATCTGTGACTCAGCCACAAAAACAGCCAGCTTGGAAAACTGGAACGTACAAAGGAAAACCACAAGTTTCTATTTCTATCACTGAAAAGGTAAAATCCATGCAATATGATAAACAGGGTATAGCGGATACATGGCAAGTTGTTGGAACAGTGACTTGCAAG TGTGATTTGGAAGGAATCATGCCAAATGTTACCATCAGCTTGAATCTCCCCACCAATGGATCTCCACTTCAAGATATTCTAGTTCATCCTTGTGTAACTTCTCTTGACTCTGCAATTCTGACTTCTAGTAGTATTGATGCAATGGATGACTCTGCATTTAGTGGGCCTTACAAATTTCCATTGACTCCACCTTTAGAGTCATTCAACTTGTGCTACTACACTTCCCAG gtCCCTGTCCCACCAATTTTGGGATTTTATCAAATGAAGGAGGAAGAAGTACAACTAAGAATAACCATTAATTTAAAACTTCACGAaagtgtgaaaaataattttgaattctgTGAAGCTCATATACCTTTTTACAATAG aggtCCAATTACACATTTGGAATATAAAACTAGTTTTGGCCAGCTCGAAGTATTTCGAGAGAAAAGCTTACTGATCTGGATTATTG GCCAGAAGTTCCCAAAGTCAATGGAAATTAGTCTTTCTGGAACTGTAACTTTTGGAGCCAAGAGCCATGAGAGGCAGCCATTTGACCCAATTTGTATTGGAGAAACAGCATATTTAAAG cTTCATTTTAGGATCTTAGATTACACACTCACTGGGTGTTACGCAGATCAGCATTCAGTTCAAGTTTTTGCATcaggaaaaccaaaaataagtgCAT accGGAAA
- the AP5M1 gene encoding AP-5 complex subunit mu-1 isoform X2, with amino-acid sequence MAQRAVWLISHEPGTPLCGTVRFSRRYPTVEKRARVFNGASYVPIPEDGPFLKALLFELRLLDDDKDFVESRDSCSRINKTSIYGLLIGGEELWPVVAFLKNDIIYACVPLVEQTLSPRPPLISVSGVSQGFEFLFGIQDFLYSGQKNDSELNTKLSQLPDLLLQACPFGTLLDANLKNSLDNTNFASVTQPQKQPAWKTGTYKGKPQVSISITEKVKSMQYDKQGIADTWQVVGTVTCKCDLEGIMPNVTISLNLPTNGSPLQDILVHPCVTSLDSAILTSSSIDAMDDSAFSGPYKFPLTPPLESFNLCYYTSQVPVPPILGFYQMKEEEVQLRITINLKLHESVKNNFEFCEAHIPFYNRGPITHLEYKTSFGQLEVFREKSLLIWIIGQKFPKSMEISLSGTVTFGAKSHERQPFDPICIGETAYLKLHFRILDYTLTGCYADQHSVQVFASGKPKISAYRKLISSDYYIWNSKAPAPVTYGSLLL; translated from the exons ATGGCGCAGCGGGCAGTGTGGCTTATAAGTCACGAACCGGGAACTCCACTTTGTGGCACCGTGAGATTCTCCAG GCGGTATCCAACGGTTGAAAAACGAGCCAGAGTCTTCAATGGAGCAAGTTATGTGCCTATTCCCGAAGATGGTCCCTTTCTTAAAGCACTGCTCTTTGAACTTAGATTATTGGATGATGATAAAGACTTTGTTGAGAGTCGTGATAGCTGTTCACGCATCAATAAAACATCCATTTATGGACTCTTGATAGGAGGTGAAGAACTCTGGCCAGTTGTCGCTTTTCTGAAGAATGACATTATATATGCTTGTGTTCCACTAGTTGAACAAACTCTGTCCCCTCGTCCGCCATTAATTAGTGTTAGTGGAGTTTCACAAGgctttgaatttctttttgggATACAGGATTTTCTTTATTCAGGTCAAAAAAATGACTCTGAGCTAAATACAAAATTGAGCCAGTTGCCTGACTTGCTTCTGCAGGCTTGTCCGTTTGGCACTTTATTAGATGCCAACTTAAAGAATTCATTAGATAATACCAATTTTGCATCTGTGACTCAGCCACAAAAACAGCCAGCTTGGAAAACTGGAACGTACAAAGGAAAACCACAAGTTTCTATTTCTATCACTGAAAAGGTAAAATCCATGCAATATGATAAACAGGGTATAGCGGATACATGGCAAGTTGTTGGAACAGTGACTTGCAAG TGTGATTTGGAAGGAATCATGCCAAATGTTACCATCAGCTTGAATCTCCCCACCAATGGATCTCCACTTCAAGATATTCTAGTTCATCCTTGTGTAACTTCTCTTGACTCTGCAATTCTGACTTCTAGTAGTATTGATGCAATGGATGACTCTGCATTTAGTGGGCCTTACAAATTTCCATTGACTCCACCTTTAGAGTCATTCAACTTGTGCTACTACACTTCCCAG gtCCCTGTCCCACCAATTTTGGGATTTTATCAAATGAAGGAGGAAGAAGTACAACTAAGAATAACCATTAATTTAAAACTTCACGAaagtgtgaaaaataattttgaattctgTGAAGCTCATATACCTTTTTACAATAG aggtCCAATTACACATTTGGAATATAAAACTAGTTTTGGCCAGCTCGAAGTATTTCGAGAGAAAAGCTTACTGATCTGGATTATTG GCCAGAAGTTCCCAAAGTCAATGGAAATTAGTCTTTCTGGAACTGTAACTTTTGGAGCCAAGAGCCATGAGAGGCAGCCATTTGACCCAATTTGTATTGGAGAAACAGCATATTTAAAG cTTCATTTTAGGATCTTAGATTACACACTCACTGGGTGTTACGCAGATCAGCATTCAGTTCAAGTTTTTGCATcaggaaaaccaaaaataagtgCAT accGGAAA